One Thermococcus kodakarensis KOD1 genomic window carries:
- a CDS encoding NAD(P)/FAD-dependent oxidoreductase has translation MEIVIIGNGPGGVELAKELSGEHEVLIFEREEVPFYSKPMLSHYIAGLIEKEKLFIYPLDWYERKGINLKLGEEAKLIDRVRKVLVTDKGEYPYDILVIATGARAREPTVDGKEHLLTLRSIEDAEGIKALLEEHGEAVIIGGGFIGLELAGNLAKAGYGVKLIHRRDTFLGLDEELSSLIREKLEESGVEFHLGAELLKADENGLLTTRGYIEGKVKICAIGITPNVEIARRSGIHTGRGILIDDHFRTSAKDVYAIGDCAEYSGIICGTAKAAAGHAKVLANLLRGKEDRYPFELRSSVFKFGDLPIAIIGKTRGEGEWLDEHTKAFFQDGKLVGAVVIGDIRKAFSIEKELKKELYGA, from the coding sequence ATGGAAATCGTTATCATTGGAAACGGCCCCGGCGGCGTTGAGCTTGCCAAAGAACTGTCCGGAGAGCACGAAGTACTCATCTTTGAGAGAGAAGAAGTCCCATTCTACTCAAAGCCCATGCTGAGCCACTACATAGCGGGTCTGATTGAGAAGGAAAAGCTCTTCATATACCCCCTTGATTGGTACGAGAGGAAAGGAATAAACCTGAAGCTTGGCGAAGAGGCTAAACTGATAGACAGGGTGAGGAAGGTTCTCGTCACGGATAAAGGCGAATACCCTTATGATATCCTCGTTATAGCCACTGGAGCGAGAGCGAGGGAGCCTACCGTCGATGGCAAGGAGCACCTCCTCACACTCAGAAGCATTGAGGACGCGGAGGGGATAAAGGCCCTGCTTGAGGAGCACGGGGAGGCTGTGATAATCGGCGGAGGTTTCATCGGCCTCGAACTGGCCGGGAACCTCGCAAAGGCCGGCTACGGCGTCAAGCTGATCCACCGGAGGGATACTTTTCTCGGCCTCGATGAAGAACTCAGTAGCCTGATAAGGGAAAAGCTGGAGGAATCAGGAGTTGAGTTCCATCTCGGCGCGGAACTCCTGAAGGCCGATGAGAACGGCCTTCTAACAACAAGGGGCTACATTGAAGGGAAAGTAAAAATCTGCGCTATAGGAATCACTCCAAACGTCGAGATAGCGAGGAGGAGCGGCATACACACAGGAAGAGGGATTCTGATAGACGACCACTTCAGGACATCCGCTAAGGATGTCTATGCCATCGGAGACTGCGCAGAGTACAGCGGGATCATCTGCGGCACTGCAAAGGCCGCCGCCGGCCACGCGAAGGTTCTGGCAAACCTCTTGAGGGGAAAAGAAGACCGCTATCCCTTCGAACTCCGCTCCTCAGTCTTCAAGTTCGGCGACCTGCCGATAGCCATCATTGGAAAGACGAGGGGAGAGGGCGAGTGGCTCGACGAGCACACCAAGGCATTCTTCCAGGACGGAAAACTGGTCGGAGCTGTGGTTATTGGAGACATTAGAAAGGCATTTTCCATAGAGAAAGAGCTGAAAAAAGAGCTTTACGGGGCTTGA
- the purE gene encoding 5-(carboxyamino)imidazole ribonucleotide mutase: protein MPKVGIIMGSDSDLPVMKAAAEVLEEFGVDYEITIVSAHRTPERMFEYAKTAEERGIEVIIAGAGGAAHLPGMTASITTLPVIGVPVKTSTLNGLDSLLSIVQMPRGVPVATVAINNAKNAALLALSILGVKYPEIREKLKEYRRRMREEVEEKAERLEEMGYEEYLQVTGQGK, encoded by the coding sequence ATGCCCAAAGTGGGAATAATAATGGGTAGCGACTCCGACCTCCCGGTCATGAAGGCCGCGGCCGAGGTGCTCGAGGAGTTCGGTGTTGACTACGAGATAACCATAGTTTCAGCCCACAGAACCCCCGAGAGGATGTTCGAGTACGCCAAAACGGCAGAAGAAAGGGGGATAGAGGTAATAATAGCCGGAGCTGGAGGTGCCGCCCACCTTCCGGGCATGACGGCATCCATAACCACGCTCCCTGTGATAGGAGTCCCCGTAAAGACATCCACGCTGAACGGGCTTGACTCGCTCCTCTCCATAGTCCAGATGCCGAGGGGAGTGCCCGTTGCAACCGTCGCCATAAACAACGCCAAGAACGCGGCCCTGCTGGCCCTCTCAATCCTCGGGGTGAAGTACCCGGAGATAAGGGAGAAGCTCAAGGAGTACAGGAGGAGGATGAGGGAAGAAGTGGAGGAGAAGGCGGAGAGGCTTGAGGAGATGGGCTACGAGGAGTACCTCCAAGTGACAGGGCAAGGAAAGTGA
- a CDS encoding TRASH domain-containing protein, which translates to MKIDDLDLKLIYLLMDDARLSISELAERLGVSRPTVRARLEKLEKEGVIQGYTIKLNPELQRAHNVVALVVKTENPEKMDGFEEIIEVNRFTSTKYLIKVAVENMEDLKRVIEGTGVEVIEIMPILESKEKPPRPKIKVSYKCDYCGKEIVGEPIVYKYRNKVYFFCCPTCLREFKKTRENLEKAMAGEEKE; encoded by the coding sequence ATGAAAATAGACGACCTTGATCTGAAGCTCATATATCTGTTAATGGACGATGCGAGGCTGAGCATTTCTGAACTCGCTGAGAGGCTCGGCGTCAGCAGGCCGACGGTGAGAGCGAGGCTGGAGAAGCTCGAAAAAGAGGGGGTAATCCAGGGCTACACGATAAAGCTCAACCCGGAGCTCCAGAGGGCTCACAACGTTGTCGCTCTTGTTGTCAAAACGGAGAACCCGGAGAAGATGGACGGGTTCGAGGAGATAATCGAGGTAAACCGCTTCACGAGCACGAAGTACCTCATAAAGGTGGCAGTTGAGAACATGGAAGACCTCAAGCGGGTAATCGAGGGCACCGGCGTTGAAGTCATTGAGATAATGCCGATCCTTGAGAGCAAAGAGAAACCACCCAGACCAAAAATAAAAGTCTCTTACAAGTGCGACTACTGCGGGAAGGAGATAGTTGGCGAGCCGATAGTCTACAAGTACAGAAACAAGGTCTACTTCTTTTGCTGTCCGACGTGTTTGAGGGAGTTCAAGAAGACGAGGGAGAACTTAGAGAAAGCCATGGCAGGAGAAGAGAAAGAATAG
- a CDS encoding 5-(carboxyamino)imidazole ribonucleotide synthase → MRDGFRIGILGGGQLAKMSAQEARRMGFDVLVLDPTPGCPASMVAEQIVGSFQDGEMVIELAERADVVTYDIESVNVEALKKVAKEKPVIPEPHVLEVIRDKYVQKKVLRRAGVPVPWFRELKSLDELENLIPVVQKARSGGYDGRGVVVIRDEKDLQKALNVPSYVEELVPIEKELSVIVVRNDDETLAYPTTEMVFNNEGNILDFLVAPGRVEKDVEKEAEEIAIRAVEALDGRGVFGVEMFLARDGRVLVNEIAPRPHNSGHWTIEAAVSSQFEQHVRVVADLPLGSTEVVLNAAMVNLLGEKGYYGKPVYDGVSEALRIPGVFVHVYGKREVFPFRKMGHVTAVDRTLPGAIEKALRAKALIRVRGEVNAQSGNNNG, encoded by the coding sequence ATGAGGGACGGCTTTAGAATTGGAATCCTCGGCGGCGGACAGCTGGCCAAGATGAGCGCGCAGGAAGCGAGAAGGATGGGGTTTGATGTCTTAGTTCTGGATCCAACCCCGGGATGTCCCGCCAGTATGGTGGCTGAGCAAATAGTTGGGAGCTTCCAGGACGGGGAGATGGTAATCGAGCTCGCCGAAAGGGCTGACGTCGTAACTTACGACATAGAGAGCGTCAACGTTGAGGCGCTCAAAAAGGTGGCGAAGGAGAAGCCGGTCATTCCAGAGCCGCACGTCTTGGAGGTAATCCGCGACAAGTACGTCCAGAAGAAGGTGTTGAGGAGGGCAGGAGTCCCAGTTCCGTGGTTTCGGGAGCTGAAGAGTTTAGATGAGCTTGAAAACCTGATCCCCGTTGTCCAGAAAGCCCGGAGCGGTGGCTACGATGGGAGGGGTGTTGTGGTCATTAGAGACGAAAAAGACCTTCAAAAGGCTCTGAACGTTCCCTCGTACGTTGAGGAGCTCGTGCCGATCGAAAAGGAGCTTTCCGTCATAGTGGTTCGCAACGATGACGAGACGCTGGCTTATCCAACCACCGAGATGGTCTTCAACAATGAGGGGAACATTCTGGACTTCCTCGTGGCCCCCGGGCGGGTCGAAAAGGACGTCGAGAAGGAGGCAGAGGAGATAGCCATTAGAGCCGTTGAAGCCCTCGATGGGCGCGGGGTTTTTGGGGTCGAGATGTTCCTTGCCAGGGACGGGAGGGTGCTCGTGAACGAGATCGCCCCGAGGCCCCACAACTCAGGGCACTGGACGATAGAAGCGGCCGTATCGAGCCAGTTCGAGCAGCACGTTAGGGTAGTGGCCGACCTGCCCCTCGGGAGCACCGAGGTAGTTTTAAACGCCGCCATGGTGAACCTTCTAGGAGAAAAAGGCTATTACGGAAAGCCCGTCTATGATGGGGTTAGTGAAGCGCTCAGGATTCCTGGGGTTTTCGTCCACGTATACGGGAAGAGGGAGGTGTTCCCCTTCAGGAAGATGGGGCACGTTACCGCAGTTGATAGAACCCTCCCAGGCGCCATCGAGAAGGCCCTGAGGGCGAAGGCACTGATAAGGGTAAGGGGTGAGGTGAATGCCCAAAGTGGGAATAATAATGGGTAG
- a CDS encoding SagB/ThcOx family dehydrogenase: MRIELPAPRLKGEMSVEEAINLRRSVRKYKDAPLTLEQVSQLLWAAYGMNAWGKRTSPSAGACYPFEVYVAVSKVKGLNPGLYHYDGEAHALELVREGDINKPLAKACLGQRHVETAPINIIIVAHYERTTRRYGERGYRYVHIDAGHMGQNIYLQATALGLGTVAVGAFIDEEVKKLMGVPGEPLYIFPVGVPQV; encoded by the coding sequence ATGCGGATTGAACTCCCCGCCCCAAGGCTTAAGGGAGAAATGAGCGTCGAGGAAGCGATAAACCTGAGAAGGAGTGTGAGGAAGTACAAAGATGCGCCGCTGACACTTGAGCAGGTCTCCCAGCTCCTCTGGGCGGCCTACGGGATGAACGCCTGGGGCAAGAGGACTTCTCCAAGTGCGGGTGCCTGCTACCCCTTCGAGGTCTACGTGGCGGTTTCGAAGGTGAAAGGCCTAAATCCAGGCCTCTACCACTACGACGGGGAAGCACACGCCCTTGAGCTCGTGAGAGAAGGCGACATAAACAAACCCCTTGCGAAGGCCTGTTTGGGTCAGAGGCATGTGGAGACCGCGCCGATAAACATCATCATAGTCGCCCACTACGAGAGGACGACGAGGAGGTATGGTGAGAGGGGTTACAGGTACGTGCACATAGATGCTGGCCACATGGGTCAGAACATCTACCTTCAGGCGACCGCTTTAGGGCTTGGAACCGTTGCCGTTGGAGCATTCATTGATGAGGAAGTCAAAAAATTAATGGGCGTTCCCGGAGAGCCGCTCTACATCTTCCCGGTCGGAGTCCCGCAGGTGTGA
- a CDS encoding MFS transporter, with product MFEGVQEDEGELRESHGRRRERIENLTSIGDVGLVPRYGGLDLDYTTRFYLSGFLRIAFYSGFFLVYLQEIGLSKAQIGFLMGLSLILVALLEVPTGVVADRVSKKLSVLLSEGLSVLYVTVLYLASSFPMVLASMIIAALATAFRTGAETAWVYELLSRDGRANDYPRVYGRLRAFELAGGLVGMITGGMLAETFGMRFAVLMSAPFFLLSLVLTATIPADTVKSRTSYMSHIFESIDFVRSSSVVAWLIVYANFIGLSFAAFTSFMQLYFYDVLSSVLGVSMVMALQAVINSASWYIDTGKYRKWIYDKAGAILPILLFFAGLNEWFGFLTMILGTFVFTQSFKEWQGRFQAAIPDEKRATLGSLYSLTAAITSGVLNVLLGLLFNCVGIMMGLITTSLFMLVLGYALQLSFGRKVSKT from the coding sequence GTGTTTGAGGGAGTTCAAGAAGACGAGGGAGAACTTAGAGAAAGCCATGGCAGGAGAAGAGAAAGAATAGAGAATCTCACGAGCATAGGTGATGTAGGATTAGTCCCTCGATATGGGGGGTTAGACTTGGACTACACAACCCGCTTTTACCTATCTGGATTCCTCAGGATAGCCTTTTACTCTGGTTTCTTTCTGGTTTACCTCCAGGAGATTGGGCTTTCAAAGGCCCAGATCGGCTTCCTGATGGGTCTCTCTTTAATTTTAGTCGCCCTCCTTGAGGTGCCAACGGGCGTGGTTGCCGACAGAGTCTCAAAGAAGCTGAGCGTCCTTCTCTCTGAGGGCCTCTCCGTCCTCTACGTGACAGTTCTATATCTGGCAAGCTCTTTTCCCATGGTTCTCGCTTCCATGATAATTGCCGCGCTGGCCACGGCATTTAGAACTGGTGCAGAAACCGCCTGGGTTTACGAACTGCTCAGCAGGGACGGCAGGGCTAACGACTATCCCAGGGTATACGGCAGGCTAAGGGCTTTTGAACTGGCTGGTGGGCTCGTGGGGATGATCACTGGTGGCATGCTGGCGGAGACTTTTGGAATGAGGTTCGCCGTCCTAATGAGCGCACCGTTCTTCCTGCTGTCGCTGGTGCTCACGGCAACAATTCCTGCGGACACGGTAAAAAGCAGGACATCTTACATGTCCCACATTTTTGAGAGCATAGATTTCGTTCGAAGCTCTTCCGTTGTGGCGTGGCTCATCGTATATGCGAACTTCATCGGGCTTTCCTTCGCCGCTTTTACCTCCTTTATGCAGCTCTACTTTTACGATGTCCTCTCCTCTGTCCTTGGAGTCTCTATGGTCATGGCCCTTCAAGCCGTAATTAACAGTGCTTCATGGTACATAGACACCGGGAAATATAGGAAATGGATCTACGATAAAGCTGGCGCTATTTTACCCATCCTTCTGTTTTTTGCAGGTCTCAATGAGTGGTTTGGCTTTCTTACGATGATTCTTGGCACATTCGTTTTTACCCAGAGCTTTAAGGAGTGGCAGGGACGGTTCCAAGCTGCTATTCCAGACGAGAAAAGGGCAACGTTGGGCTCTCTTTACTCCCTCACGGCAGCAATAACAAGTGGAGTTCTGAACGTTCTTCTTGGGCTTCTCTTCAACTGCGTTGGAATAATGATGGGGCTTATAACCACTTCGCTCTTTATGCTGGTATTAGGCTACGCTCTCCAGTTGAGCTTTGGGAGAAAAGTGTCCAAAACTTAG
- a CDS encoding thioredoxin family protein, which translates to MIVEYDENVDFTKGKAVLWFSIPGCPPCRLVEAFMKELSEEFGEIAIVHVNAEKWSGLVEGFRILNVPTLVYLKDGKEVARQNLIRGKGEVLIKFEEPREL; encoded by the coding sequence ATGATAGTGGAGTACGATGAGAATGTTGACTTTACCAAGGGGAAGGCCGTGCTTTGGTTTTCAATTCCTGGCTGTCCCCCGTGCAGGCTCGTGGAGGCCTTTATGAAGGAGCTGAGCGAAGAATTTGGGGAAATAGCCATTGTCCACGTAAATGCTGAGAAGTGGAGCGGGCTGGTTGAGGGGTTCAGAATTTTAAACGTCCCAACGCTCGTCTACCTCAAAGATGGGAAAGAGGTCGCGCGGCAGAACCTCATAAGGGGAAAGGGTGAGGTTCTCATCAAGTTCGAAGAGCCCCGGGAACTTTAG
- a CDS encoding heavy metal translocating P-type ATPase, translating to MKTTLKVNGMTCAMCVKTIEMALAGLEGVKAAKANLNSETVFVDFDESKVSINQIIRAIEDVGYEVIRERRDAVIKIGGMTCAMCVKTVENAIRELPGVLDVSVNLATESARVSYNPALVTIEDIKGAVEGVGYEFLGVEGEESHDIEKEVRERHIKEMKRSLLVAWGIGIPLFLSMQLKRLGIEVENLIYVQFLLATVAIAYAGRGIFKKAYSSLRHMTLNMEVMYAMGIGSAYLTSVLATLGVIPREFNFYEASVLLMAFLLLGRYLEARAKGRTSEAIKKLMGLQAKKATVVRDGKEIEVPISEVKVGDIVVVRPGERIPVDGTVIEGESYVDESMITGEPIPVLKKSGEKVIGGTINRNSVLKVRAEKVGRDTLLAQIIKLVEEAQNTKPPVQRLADTVVTYFIPAVLTIALLSFTYWYFIAGKPLVFAFTAFLSVLVIACPCAFGLATPTALTVGVGKGAELGILIKNGEALEIARKATVVLFDKTGTLTKGKPEVTDVITFDVDEGEFLELVASAEKRSEHPLGEAIVRKAEELGIEVEEPEEFEAVTGKGVRAKVRGKEVLAGNRRLMVENGIDLESVEETLQRLESEGKTAIVVAMDGKIVGIIAIADTIKKGAREAIEDLHRMGKKVGMITGDNRRTAEAIGKALGVDYILAEVLPGDKANEVKKLQEKGKVVVFVGDGINDAPAMAQADVGIAVGNATDIVMESGEVVLVRNDPRDVVRAIKLSQKTISKIKQNIFWAMFYNTILIPFAAGLAYVLFGVTFRPEWAAGAMSLSSVSVVTNSLMLKRVRV from the coding sequence ATGAAGACCACTCTGAAAGTCAACGGCATGACGTGTGCCATGTGCGTTAAAACCATAGAGATGGCCCTAGCTGGGCTGGAGGGGGTTAAAGCTGCAAAGGCCAACCTGAACAGCGAGACGGTCTTCGTGGACTTTGACGAATCAAAGGTGAGCATAAACCAAATCATCAGGGCGATAGAGGATGTTGGCTACGAGGTTATCAGGGAGCGCAGGGACGCCGTGATAAAGATAGGCGGTATGACGTGCGCGATGTGCGTTAAGACCGTTGAAAACGCAATAAGAGAGCTCCCAGGAGTTCTCGACGTGAGCGTGAACCTCGCGACCGAGAGCGCGAGGGTCTCCTACAATCCGGCTCTTGTAACTATTGAGGACATCAAAGGGGCCGTTGAGGGCGTCGGCTACGAGTTTTTGGGCGTGGAGGGGGAGGAAAGCCACGACATAGAGAAAGAGGTCAGAGAGAGGCACATAAAGGAAATGAAGAGAAGCCTCCTGGTGGCATGGGGTATCGGGATACCGCTCTTCCTCTCAATGCAGTTGAAGAGGTTAGGGATAGAGGTTGAAAACCTAATTTACGTCCAGTTCCTCCTCGCGACGGTAGCCATAGCTTACGCCGGCAGAGGGATCTTCAAGAAGGCCTACTCGTCGCTCAGGCACATGACGCTCAACATGGAGGTCATGTACGCTATGGGCATAGGCTCCGCCTATCTGACGAGCGTCCTCGCTACGTTGGGCGTAATTCCGAGGGAGTTCAACTTTTATGAAGCAAGCGTTCTTCTTATGGCATTTCTTCTTTTAGGTCGTTACCTTGAAGCCAGGGCCAAGGGAAGAACGAGCGAGGCGATAAAGAAGCTCATGGGCCTTCAGGCAAAGAAAGCCACCGTTGTTAGGGATGGGAAGGAGATCGAGGTTCCGATTAGCGAGGTTAAGGTTGGCGATATAGTTGTAGTCAGGCCCGGAGAGAGGATTCCAGTGGATGGTACTGTTATCGAGGGTGAGAGCTACGTTGACGAGTCCATGATCACGGGCGAGCCTATTCCGGTCCTCAAAAAGAGCGGGGAGAAGGTAATAGGTGGGACGATAAACAGGAACTCCGTCCTCAAGGTGCGAGCTGAGAAGGTCGGAAGGGACACGCTCCTTGCCCAGATAATAAAACTTGTCGAAGAAGCCCAGAACACCAAACCACCTGTGCAGAGGCTTGCTGACACGGTCGTGACGTACTTCATCCCGGCCGTTCTCACGATAGCCCTCCTCTCCTTCACCTACTGGTACTTCATAGCGGGCAAACCTCTGGTCTTTGCCTTTACCGCCTTCCTTAGCGTTCTGGTCATAGCGTGCCCCTGTGCCTTCGGCTTGGCAACTCCAACGGCTTTAACTGTGGGAGTAGGTAAGGGGGCCGAGCTCGGGATACTCATCAAGAACGGTGAGGCCCTTGAGATAGCGAGGAAGGCAACGGTAGTGCTCTTCGACAAGACAGGGACGCTGACAAAGGGGAAGCCCGAGGTTACCGATGTTATAACCTTCGATGTGGACGAGGGAGAGTTTTTGGAACTTGTCGCTTCAGCCGAAAAGCGCTCCGAGCATCCCTTGGGTGAAGCAATCGTGAGAAAGGCGGAAGAGCTTGGAATCGAAGTGGAAGAGCCCGAGGAATTCGAGGCGGTAACAGGCAAGGGCGTTAGAGCCAAAGTCCGCGGGAAGGAAGTCCTTGCTGGAAACAGGAGGCTCATGGTCGAGAACGGTATAGACCTTGAGAGCGTTGAGGAGACCCTCCAGAGGCTTGAGAGCGAGGGGAAGACGGCCATAGTGGTGGCGATGGACGGGAAGATCGTGGGAATCATTGCCATAGCGGACACGATAAAGAAAGGGGCCAGAGAGGCCATCGAGGATCTCCACAGGATGGGCAAGAAAGTGGGCATGATAACGGGTGACAACAGAAGGACGGCTGAGGCGATAGGGAAGGCCCTCGGAGTGGACTACATCTTAGCCGAGGTGCTTCCGGGGGATAAGGCAAACGAGGTAAAGAAGCTCCAAGAAAAGGGGAAGGTGGTGGTCTTCGTTGGCGATGGAATTAACGACGCCCCGGCCATGGCCCAGGCTGATGTTGGAATAGCGGTTGGGAACGCCACGGACATAGTGATGGAGAGCGGTGAGGTAGTGCTGGTCAGAAACGACCCGAGGGATGTTGTGAGGGCCATAAAGCTCAGCCAGAAGACGATATCAAAGATAAAGCAGAACATCTTCTGGGCGATGTTCTACAACACCATACTGATTCCCTTCGCGGCGGGGCTCGCGTACGTGCTCTTCGGGGTTACGTTCAGGCCCGAGTGGGCCGCTGGAGCGATGAGCCTCAGCAGCGTTAGTGTCGTCACGAACTCCCTCATGCTCAAGCGCGTTAGGGTTTGA
- a CDS encoding alkyl hydroperoxide reductase, whose protein sequence is MHDLSIGRSAKEILRRLKASKYVREHPGKVCPASWEPGKEALDVSLELVGKL, encoded by the coding sequence ATGCACGACCTCAGCATAGGAAGGAGCGCCAAGGAAATCCTGAGAAGGCTCAAGGCTTCCAAGTACGTCCGCGAGCATCCTGGTAAGGTCTGCCCCGCGAGCTGGGAGCCAGGGAAGGAAGCCCTGGATGTCAGTCTTGAGCTGGTGGGGAAGCTTTGA
- a CDS encoding ATPase domain-containing protein: MKWRDNMAVKMGIKFFDENILKDGFPEGFTVLVAGEPGAGKTILGSTFLYNGMEQFGENESRCTTSA; this comes from the coding sequence ATGAAGTGGAGGGATAATATGGCCGTGAAAATGGGCATCAAGTTCTTTGACGAGAACATTCTGAAAGACGGGTTCCCGGAGGGCTTCACTGTCCTCGTGGCGGGAGAACCCGGTGCTGGAAAGACCATCCTCGGCTCCACGTTCCTATACAACGGCATGGAGCAGTTCGGGGAGAATGAGTCCAGATGCACGACCTCAGCATAG
- a CDS encoding DUF998 domain-containing protein has protein sequence MDVLKVLKWSGLTGGIVYWLFVAWSISRNGWFSFFHNALSDLGDPSKASSPWIYNYGLIATSIFVLAFAIYLILSAKNKLQTVGGAYISISAIFLALIGIFHGGTRPHVFVSTYFFVQFFLGALVYGAGSEKREVKYGSILIFLLALFGTFVHWPSLALEETYEIALVMAFTLLVALKSGS, from the coding sequence ATGGATGTGCTCAAAGTCCTTAAATGGTCCGGCTTAACGGGCGGCATCGTCTACTGGCTCTTCGTCGCGTGGAGCATAAGTAGAAATGGGTGGTTCTCCTTCTTCCACAACGCCCTCAGCGACCTCGGCGACCCGTCAAAGGCGTCATCGCCGTGGATATACAACTACGGTCTGATAGCGACGAGCATCTTCGTCCTCGCCTTTGCCATCTACCTCATTCTGAGTGCCAAAAACAAGCTTCAAACGGTTGGAGGGGCTTACATCAGTATCTCGGCGATATTTCTGGCTCTCATAGGGATCTTCCACGGCGGAACGAGGCCCCACGTCTTTGTCTCGACGTACTTCTTCGTTCAGTTCTTCCTCGGAGCGCTGGTTTACGGTGCTGGGAGCGAGAAGAGGGAGGTCAAGTACGGCTCCATCCTGATCTTCCTGCTTGCTCTCTTCGGGACTTTCGTCCACTGGCCTTCCTTGGCGCTCGAGGAGACATACGAGATAGCGCTGGTGATGGCTTTCACGCTCCTAGTGGCGCTGAAAAGTGGAAGTTAA